The stretch of DNA GGTGGAACCACGAGGTCTCCTTTCGCGCGCAACCTGTTGTTCGAGGGAACGTTAGGTGGTCACCCGAGACGGCGACCGCTGTTGTTCCGGGGGCTGGAACCGGGCAGTGAAACCCGTACCCTGAATGCCGGCACGTTGTGACCGCCGTTACAGTGGGTTTCCCCGTGGGTCGGCGGAGCGGAGAGTGCGGAGGCCCGGATGGTGCACATGGCAGAAGACAAGCAAGACGTCGGTGGCGCGGAGAGCACGCCTCCCTCCATCCTGGCGAAAGCCTTCTTGGTCATCGGAGCGTTCAACGAGCGTGATCGGGTGCTGACACTGACTCAGATCAGCAGGAAGACGGGCCTGCCCAAGTCGACGGTCCACCGATTGCTGCAGCGGCTGGGTGAGCTGGACGTGATCGAGGAACACGGTGCGGGGTACAGGCTCGGCATCCGGCTTCTGCAGTTGGTTTCTTCCATGCCGGTGGACGGAATGCGTGAGGTGGCGTTGCCGCATCTTGCGCAGTTGCAGGCGTGGTCTAAGGAATCCGTGCACTTCGGGGTGCTCCGGGGCAACGAGGTCGTCGTGCTGCAGGCGCTGTTCGCGGTGGATCACGCGCGGCCTATCGGGGAGGTGGGCACCCGGATCCCCGCGCACCTGTCCGCGATGGGCCGGGCGATGATGGCGCACCTGCGTGACGACGAACTCACCGACCTGCTGTCCGGCCCCCTCGTCGGAATCACGCCGAAGTCCATCACGGATCCGGTCCGGATTCGCGAGGAGTTGAAGCAGGTGCGGGTGTCGGGAGTGGCGGTCCAGAAAGATGGTGTAGTCCTGGGCCTGGGCAACATAGCAGCGCCCGTCCTGATCAAGGGCCGGCCGATGGGCGCCGTTGCTGTTCAATTCGACTCGTCGAAGCAGGTTTCGGAGTCGGTGATCAACGCCGTCAAACTGACCGCCCACCGCATCAGCCGTGACACCGCCCAGATGCTCGCCCAGGGCAGGGACGATCTTTTTCCGTTCGACGACTGACGCCGCGTTCCGGGCACTGGAACTTGCTGTGCGTGGAGCACGGGCACGTCACACGATGGGGAGCGATACGCCCGGCGCGTGACGGCGCCGAGGCGCCCCTCAGAAAGGACGGCCAATGGGAGACTTCCTCGCTCTCGGCATGACGCACTACCCGCTGTTGGCGGGAAACGACCAGCACATGGCAGGTCTGCTGCGATGGACCCTCACCGATCCGGATATCCCGGCGGAGGAGAAGGACCCGGCCCACTGGCCGGACCTGATGCGCCGCGAATGGTCCGACGACGGCGGAACGGCCGCCGCAGCAGCACATCGTGCTGAACTGGTGACGAATCTGACCCGGGTTCGTGAGGCGGTCGACGAATTCGCCCCCGATGTCGTCGTGGTGTGGGGCGACGACCAGTACGAGAACTTCCGCGAGGAGGTGGTGCCGCCGTTCTGTGTGCTCGCCTACGGCGACCTCGAGGTACCCGCGTTCGAGGTGATGAACGAGAGGGGGAGTTCCAATTTCTGGGGCAAGCGGGACGACTTCGAGATCGTGATGCACGGCGACGTGTCAGGAGCGAGGCAACTCACCGACGGCCTGATCGAGCGCGGATTCGACATGGCCTACTCGTACAAGAAGCGCGCCGGAGCGCATTTTCCGCACGCCATCCTCAACACGCAACTCTTCCTCGACTACGAGAACGCCGGCGCCGAGATGTCGTACCCGTTCATCCCGATGACCGTCAATTGCTATGGGCAGCACGCCATCGCGCGTAAGGGTGGATTGGCCAGATTCGCCGATATCGAGTCGGAGGTGCTCGATCCGGCGGGCCCGACGCCGGCGCGGTGTTTCCAAGTGGGTCGAGCAGTCGCGCAGCATTTCCGCGACCGCGACCTGAGGGTGGCGTTCGTGGCCTCCTCCAGCTGGTCCCACGCCTTCCTGGCAGACAAGCTGTGGCACATGCGTCCCGACACCGAGGCCGACATGCGCATCTACAAGGCCCTGCTCGAAGACGACTTCGCACTGATGCGCAACTACACCAGCGCAGAAGTCGTCGACGCCGGCCAGCACGAGATCCTGAACTGGTTCTGCATGCTCGGTGCGGTCGAGGAACTCGGCCTGCGCCGGGAATGGTCGGACCTCGTGGTGACCGACGTTTTCAACTCCAACAAGGCGTTTGCGTTGTTTCAATAGGCGCACAGAACCGCCGGTTGCGGGGTTCAGCCCTGTTCGAGTTGGGCGGAGATCATCTGTGCCGTGCCTTTCGTTGCGTCCAGGAAGTCGTCGAGTCGATCGACGAATCGACGGACCGGGCCCGCGATGGTGATGACTGCCGCAACCTGCCCGATGTCGAAGATCGGGGCGGATACTGCGTAGAGGTCGGGGAGCGTCTCTGCCCGATTGATCGCAACTCCCTGTTCCGCCACCGTGCTCAGTTCTTCTCGGACCCGACTGCGCTCTGTGTCGTCGGGGAAATGAGCAGTGATGTAGTTCTCGCGAGAGCGTTCGGTCATGTTGGCGAGGAAGCATTTTCCGGCGCTGGTGGGATAGAGCGGTCTGCGGATGCGCAGTGTCGGGCTGTACCGAATCGGTTGTGTGGACTCGAGTGCATCGGTGTAGACGACCGATTCTCCTACCAGCGAGACAAGGGTGACGGTTTCGTCGAACTCGGTATGCAGTCTGCCCATGCCCGCCCGAGCGACTCGCTCGAGGGTTGGACGGGCACCGAGCAGGGCATAGACGGCGGGTCCGATGACGTACGCGCCGCCGGTGTCCCGCAGGTATCCGTTCGCGACCAGTCCTTTGACCAGTGCATGGATGGACGAGTGCGGGGCGTCGAGTTCTGCCGAGATCTCCGACAGTCGCACCCCGCGATCGTGTCCGGCGGCCAGTTCGAGGATCCGGGTGACGCGAGAGACCGTGCGGTGTTCTTTTGCGTCGCCGTAGGTCGGCTCGAGCGCTGTCATCCTGATCATCCTGTCGACTACCTCGGTGGCTTTGGACCTACATTACGTCCACTGGGCCGACCCTACGGACGATGGTTTCGGTGTCACCGACTGATGCGCTGCTCCACCGGGTCGACGAGGGACCGTGAGTTCACGCGTCGTTGCTGGTCGAACATGCATCCGACGGCGATGCAGGTGGCACCGATCAGGAAGAGCGTGGACACTCCCCGTGTTGCGTGGTCGGAGGACATGGTCACCATGGTGAGCGCGCCGAGGGGTGCTAGCGCTCCCGCAATGGCGCCGGACACTTCTCGGCCGGTGCCGAGACCGGAGGTTCGTACCTTCGCGGGGAACTGACGGGCGAGAAATGAGCCGGAGGCTGCGAGCATGGCGGGAACCAGGATGCCGGTCGTCAGAATCAGAGCAGCCCAGATGTACGTGGGTTTTCCGGAGTTCAGGAGCCAGAAGAAAGGGAAGGCCATTGCGGCCGTGCCAGCGGCACCGAAATAGATCACCCGGGCGGCATCTACCTGGTCGCAGAGACGACCGGCCAGAGGTGCGATCACGATGGCGCAACCGCTTGCGAGCATGATGCCGACCGCGCCGACATTTGCTGCCACATCCCGGAATTGGGTGAGGTAGGACAGCGAGAACGTCTTGAAGGTGTAGCTCACACCGTTGTAGCCGAACGTGATGACCATGACGACGGCGAGCCCGCGCCACTCGGACTTGAACAGGTCGCGCAGTGGGCGGGCCTTCTTCTGGTTCGGCACCGTCGAGACGACCTGTTCGAATTCGGGCGTTTCGGGCATCTGTCGACGAATCCAGAGGCCGAAGACGACGAGGACGAGGCTAGCGACGAAAGGAATTCGCCAAGCCCAGGACTGCAGCAGTTCTCGGTCGAGGCTGGTGAGTCCGGCAACGGCCACCGCCGACGCGAACAGGCCGATGTTGACGCCGAGTGCGGTCCATGCACCCTGGCGTCCGCGGGATCCGGGAACTGCGTGCTCGTAGGCCACAGCCATCGCGCTGCCGACTTCGGCCCCCGCTCCGAGACCCTGGAGGATGCGGAAGGCCACCAGGAGAATCGGCGCGAGAATGCCGATGGAGGCGTACGTCGGGATGAGTCCGATCAATACCGACGACCCGCCCATGAGTAGGAACGAAATAGAGAGCACCCGTTTCCGGCCGACCCTGTCGGCGATCACGCCGAAGAGGATTCCACCCACGGGTCGTGCCAGAAAACCGACGGCGAAGGTGGCGAACGCGGCCAGGGTGGCGTTCGCCGAATTTTCGGACGGGAAGAAGATCGGCCCGAAGACCAGCGCGGCCATCGACGCATAGAGGTAGAAGTCGAACCATTCGAGCGCAGAGCCGACGACTACGGCTCGGCGAACTCTATTCATCGTCATGGGTGGAGGTTTGATCGGATGGTCGGTCGATGATTCGGTCACGTCGAGTCCTTTCGCGTCCCTCGTTCGCGTGCCGGTGGGCGGACTGAGCGCGAGCGAGGATGGTGAATTCGTATTTAAGAATGGCTTGTCTTATTTACGACGTGCCGGCATCTTATGAAGTGGTTCACATCACGTCAACCCCGGCGCCGTAAGTGACCTTGCGCCGCGGGGGCGGGGTTGACAGCGGGACGCGACAAGCGCGACAGTGTCATGGTTGCGTATATATGGATAGCAATGTCTCATTTACGACAGAAAGGGTTCGTATGAGCTCTCACTTCGCTCGCGGCGGCAGTCTCTCCGGACTTCGCGTTCTCGACCTTTCGCAAGTTCTCGCCGGACCTCTGTGCGGTCAGATGTTGGGTGATCACGGTGCCGAGGTCGTGAAGGTCGAACCGCCGGCGGGAGACGGCACTCGGGTCTGGGGTCCGCCGTTCGTTCGCGAAGGAACCAGCGCATACTTCGGTGCCGTCAATCGAAACAAATCGAACATCTGCCTCGATCTCCGCACTTCGGACGGGCAGCGCATCCTCGCCGGCCTGCTCGCCGACGCCGATGTGGTGCTGGAGAACTACAAGGCGGGAACCCTCGCGAGGTGGGGGTTCTCCGACGCGGTGTTGCGCGAACGCTACCCGCGCTTGATTCACTGCCGTATCACGGGTTTCGGTGTCGACGGCCCCATGGGGGGCATGCCCGGGTACGACGCCGTCGTTCAGGCCTACAGCGGTCTGATGAGCATCAACGGCGAGCCCGATCGGCCCGGGTTGCGCGTCGGCGTACCCATCGTCGACATGGTCACCGGCATTTACGCCTTCTGTGGGATTTTGCTGGCGCTAAACGACCGTTACCATAGCGGGCTGGGGCAGCTCGTCGACTGCACTCTGCTCGACACGGCGATCTCGCTGCTGCATCCTCACTCGGCTTCTCACCTGAGCGACGGGCGTACTCCCCGACGAACTGGCTCGGCCCATCCCACCGTGGCGCCGTACGACACGTTCGATGCACGCGACGGCCACATCTTCATCGGCGTAGGTAACGACCGCCAATTTCGCGAACTCACTTCGCTTCTCGGCATCCCTGAGTTTGCTGGTGACCCGCGGTTCGCAGGCAACGTCAGCAGAATCCGGAACCTCGATACCCTACGGCCACTGCTCGCCGAACGCATCGTTCGGCACGAGCGACATGTCCTCGCCGAGAATCTACTCGCTCGTGGAGTTCCCGCCGCCGTGGTACGCGACATCGCCGAGGCGCTCGGTGACCCCCAGGTGCACCACCGACATATGGTCGTGACCGACGGTGATTATCGCGGGGTCGGCATTCCGATCAAACTCGACCGAACGCCGGGGAGTGTGCGCCGGACTCCTCGGGACCAGGGCGCAGATACTCGCCGGATCTTGTCGGACCTCGGGTATGGCACCGCAGAGATAGACGCCCTGATCGCCGCAGATACCGCGCGCGTGCACGACGAGAACGAATTGAGTTCGACAGCCGCAGTTCTGTAGAGATGCAGAATCGCTGACGGAAAGATGGCTGAAAGCGCCCTGATCGGGGAGTGGCCTGTCGGCATCAGTCGGCGAGTGCGACGGCTCCACGCACGAGAAGGTCGAGGACTTCGTCCTTCGACAGTGTGCCGTGCTCGAGCCATTCGGTCGTGGCGCCGCTGATCATTCCTTGGAAAGCGCGCACCCGGGCGCGAGAGGCTTCCGAATCGGGCATCTCCGTGACCGTAAGAATGCGATCCTCCCAGGAGGCGAGGCTGCCTCTGAGGAGAGCTGCGATTTCCTCATCAGCGGTCCGTTGTGCTCGCATCAGTGCGGTGAATGTCGCGCGGTTCTCCTCGACGAGGTTCAGCCATCGAGTGAACAGCGCCCGGGTGGCATCGGCGACGGGGACGTCGTGTTGTGCCACTCCTCGCGGGAGGTGCGACGGCAGGGCGGAGAAGCGGCGCACGACCTCGAGGTAGAGGTTGCGCTTGTTGCCGAAGTGGTAGTTGAGATTCGTGCGGGTG from Rhodococcus opacus B4 encodes:
- a CDS encoding IclR family transcriptional regulator; its protein translation is MAEDKQDVGGAESTPPSILAKAFLVIGAFNERDRVLTLTQISRKTGLPKSTVHRLLQRLGELDVIEEHGAGYRLGIRLLQLVSSMPVDGMREVALPHLAQLQAWSKESVHFGVLRGNEVVVLQALFAVDHARPIGEVGTRIPAHLSAMGRAMMAHLRDDELTDLLSGPLVGITPKSITDPVRIREELKQVRVSGVAVQKDGVVLGLGNIAAPVLIKGRPMGAVAVQFDSSKQVSESVINAVKLTAHRISRDTAQMLAQGRDDLFPFDD
- a CDS encoding 2,3-dihydroxy-p-cumate dioxygenase, whose product is MGDFLALGMTHYPLLAGNDQHMAGLLRWTLTDPDIPAEEKDPAHWPDLMRREWSDDGGTAAAAAHRAELVTNLTRVREAVDEFAPDVVVVWGDDQYENFREEVVPPFCVLAYGDLEVPAFEVMNERGSSNFWGKRDDFEIVMHGDVSGARQLTDGLIERGFDMAYSYKKRAGAHFPHAILNTQLFLDYENAGAEMSYPFIPMTVNCYGQHAIARKGGLARFADIESEVLDPAGPTPARCFQVGRAVAQHFRDRDLRVAFVASSSWSHAFLADKLWHMRPDTEADMRIYKALLEDDFALMRNYTSAEVVDAGQHEILNWFCMLGAVEELGLRREWSDLVVTDVFNSNKAFALFQ
- a CDS encoding IclR family transcriptional regulator, encoding MTALEPTYGDAKEHRTVSRVTRILELAAGHDRGVRLSEISAELDAPHSSIHALVKGLVANGYLRDTGGAYVIGPAVYALLGARPTLERVARAGMGRLHTEFDETVTLVSLVGESVVYTDALESTQPIRYSPTLRIRRPLYPTSAGKCFLANMTERSRENYITAHFPDDTERSRVREELSTVAEQGVAINRAETLPDLYAVSAPIFDIGQVAAVITIAGPVRRFVDRLDDFLDATKGTAQMISAQLEQG
- a CDS encoding MFS transporter, whose translation is MTMNRVRRAVVVGSALEWFDFYLYASMAALVFGPIFFPSENSANATLAAFATFAVGFLARPVGGILFGVIADRVGRKRVLSISFLLMGGSSVLIGLIPTYASIGILAPILLVAFRILQGLGAGAEVGSAMAVAYEHAVPGSRGRQGAWTALGVNIGLFASAVAVAGLTSLDRELLQSWAWRIPFVASLVLVVFGLWIRRQMPETPEFEQVVSTVPNQKKARPLRDLFKSEWRGLAVVMVITFGYNGVSYTFKTFSLSYLTQFRDVAANVGAVGIMLASGCAIVIAPLAGRLCDQVDAARVIYFGAAGTAAMAFPFFWLLNSGKPTYIWAALILTTGILVPAMLAASGSFLARQFPAKVRTSGLGTGREVSGAIAGALAPLGALTMVTMSSDHATRGVSTLFLIGATCIAVGCMFDQQRRVNSRSLVDPVEQRISR
- a CDS encoding CaiB/BaiF CoA transferase family protein yields the protein MSSHFARGGSLSGLRVLDLSQVLAGPLCGQMLGDHGAEVVKVEPPAGDGTRVWGPPFVREGTSAYFGAVNRNKSNICLDLRTSDGQRILAGLLADADVVLENYKAGTLARWGFSDAVLRERYPRLIHCRITGFGVDGPMGGMPGYDAVVQAYSGLMSINGEPDRPGLRVGVPIVDMVTGIYAFCGILLALNDRYHSGLGQLVDCTLLDTAISLLHPHSASHLSDGRTPRRTGSAHPTVAPYDTFDARDGHIFIGVGNDRQFRELTSLLGIPEFAGDPRFAGNVSRIRNLDTLRPLLAERIVRHERHVLAENLLARGVPAAVVRDIAEALGDPQVHHRHMVVTDGDYRGVGIPIKLDRTPGSVRRTPRDQGADTRRILSDLGYGTAEIDALIAADTARVHDENELSSTAAVL
- a CDS encoding TetR/AcrR family transcriptional regulator, whose translation is MTVNHAPDRRVRLDADDRRERMIEAAQRIFADHAYDSVSTEELARAAGTTRTNLNYHFGNKRNLYLEVVRRFSALPSHLPRGVAQHDVPVADATRALFTRWLNLVEENRATFTALMRAQRTADEEIAALLRGSLASWEDRILTVTEMPDSEASRARVRAFQGMISGATTEWLEHGTLSKDEVLDLLVRGAVALAD